ACTGGTCAGGCGTCCGCCCGCCTCGCCGGCCGAGTTCCAGTGGAACCCCGGAGAGGGCAGCATCGACGACACCGCGCTGAAGGGGGCCGACGCCGTCGTCAACCTTTCCGGCGCCGGTATTGGAGACCGGCCCTGGACCCGGTCCCGCATCAACGAACTCCGTGCCTCTCGGCTGGGGGCGACGCGGACCCTGACGGCGGCCATGGGGCGCCTGGACACTCCCCCGGCGGTCTTCCTGAGCCAGTCGGCCTCCGGCTACTACGGCGACGCGGGCCCGGCGGTGCTCCGGGAGAACGCCCCCGCCGGCAGCGGCGTGCTCGCCCGGATCTGCATCGACTGGGAGGCAGCCGCGCACGAGGCCCCCGCCGGCGTCCGGGTGGTCACGCCCCGCACCGGCGTCGTCCTGAGCCGTTCCGGGGGCGCGTTGGGACGGCTGATGCCGCTGCTCCGCCTGGGTGTGGGCGGACCGCTGGGCAGCGGCCGGCAGTACTGGCCCTGGGTCACGCTCCCCGATGTTGCCGGCGCCTATGCCTTCCTGCTCAGCAGTCCACTATCCGGGCCGGTGAACCTGTGTGCCCCGGAAAGCGCGGATGTGAACTCGCTGATCGCCCAGCTGGCAGGTGCCCTGCACCGCCCGGCGGTGCTCCGCGTCCCCGCCCCGGTGTTGCGCCTGGTGATGGGCCAGCTCGCCAATGAACTGCTGCTCGCCAGCCAGCGGATGGAACCGGCTGCCCTGGTTGGGGCCGGCTTTGAATGGCAGCACCCGTCGCTCGCCCAGGCAGCCGCCTGGGTGGCGGACCGCGGTCCAGACTCCTGAGGAGCCCCGAGGTCCTGTGGAGCCCGGCGGCCGTCAGCCGCCGGAGCTGCCTGGGGCCCTGGTGTCGGCCGGGACGTGGGCCGCGGGATCTCCGGTGTCTCCGATGTCTCCGTCGGGGAGGATGTCCTGGATCCGCCAGCGGCCCTCGACCGGCGCCAGCACCAGCCGCAACCGCTGTTCCGGCCCCTCTGCCGCCTCGGCCAGCACCGCACCGGTTGCGTCGCGTTCCTGGTAGGCGGGCGTGCTCGCGGTGACGACCACCACCGCCTGGCCGTGGCCGGCATCCCCCTCCGCGGCCACACGGGTCAGGAGGATGGTGAATCCGGCCAGCACCCGGCCGGATTCCTTGAGCCCGGCGCTGATCCGGCCGTCCGCCGCGGCCGCGGTCGACGCCGGCACGTTGACCTGCTCCAGCAGCCCGAAGTCCCCCGAACTGAACGCCAGGGAGCGAAGCCGGGCGAGTCCGCGGACTGCTTCACCGGGGTCCGGGGATGCCAGCTGTGCCTCCAGCCCAGGAGGGAGGCCGGCACCACCGGGGGCCGGCGCCGCGGATGCCGGCGCCGCGGATGCCGGCGCCGCGGATGCCGGGGCGGATTCCGTGACGGCACCGGGGTCCCTGGCGGAGAAACCCGGAATCAGGCCGGCACCGGCGGACCCCCAGACGGCGACAAGGATCCCCAGGAGTGCCACGCCCACGGCCACGGCCCGGAAGGCGCGGCCCGGAGGTGCCGGGCGGGCCGCGGAGGGCCGGAAGGAGCGCGTGCCCGCCGGACTCTGGCGGCCCGAGTGGCGGGCGGAGTGGCGCGCGCTGAGGCTCCCGGCCCGGCGCCCGGCCCCCGGATGCACGGCGGCAGGAAACGGCGCGGCTACGCGGGGCCCGCGGAAGCGGTGCGGCAGGGACCGGAGCTGCTCAGCCCGCCGCTCCCGGGCGGTGCCGGGCAGGGAGCGGCGGGTCAGCAGCTGCGGAATGACCGTGGGGTGGACCGAGACGGAGAGGTCCACCGGTGCCGCTCCGGCGCTGCGGTGAACGGCGGCCGCCAGTTCGGCGGCGGTGGGCCGGAGCCTGCGGTCCTCCTGAAGTCCGGATTCCAGGGCTGCGGACAGCGCAGGCGGAACCCCGGGAACCAGCAGCGGCAGCGGCGGACGCTGCGCCCCGGGCTCTGGAGGGTGGCCGGTGAGGCAGAACCAGCCCACGGCAGCGAGTGAATACACATC
This DNA window, taken from Pseudarthrobacter sp. ATCC 49987, encodes the following:
- a CDS encoding serine/threonine-protein kinase, with amino-acid sequence MEDFSPSGASAPEVPGYDVGRCLGRGGSAKVWLVTAQSTGREYALKCFSAGDGPGRDDAEDAARRETRILSVLDHEHLVRAHDVVRLGGGAAGNLGLTMDYAAGGSLGQLVASRGTLGPGETVTVLTPIAQALAYLHGQGFTHGDVSPGNVLFTAHGKPLLADLGVARMVADARAVSGAGTEGFSDPAPVDAVRAGLQPERDVYSLAAVGWFCLTGHPPEPGAQRPPLPLLVPGVPPALSAALESGLQEDRRLRPTAAELAAAVHRSAGAAPVDLSVSVHPTVIPQLLTRRSLPGTARERRAEQLRSLPHRFRGPRVAAPFPAAVHPGAGRRAGSLSARHSARHSGRQSPAGTRSFRPSAARPAPPGRAFRAVAVGVALLGILVAVWGSAGAGLIPGFSARDPGAVTESAPASAAPASAAPASAAPAPGGAGLPPGLEAQLASPDPGEAVRGLARLRSLAFSSGDFGLLEQVNVPASTAAAADGRISAGLKESGRVLAGFTILLTRVAAEGDAGHGQAVVVVTASTPAYQERDATGAVLAEAAEGPEQRLRLVLAPVEGRWRIQDILPDGDIGDTGDPAAHVPADTRAPGSSGG
- a CDS encoding TIGR01777 family oxidoreductase, yielding MRIIVAGASGLIGTAISRTLRSAGHDVGTLVRRPPASPAEFQWNPGEGSIDDTALKGADAVVNLSGAGIGDRPWTRSRINELRASRLGATRTLTAAMGRLDTPPAVFLSQSASGYYGDAGPAVLRENAPAGSGVLARICIDWEAAAHEAPAGVRVVTPRTGVVLSRSGGALGRLMPLLRLGVGGPLGSGRQYWPWVTLPDVAGAYAFLLSSPLSGPVNLCAPESADVNSLIAQLAGALHRPAVLRVPAPVLRLVMGQLANELLLASQRMEPAALVGAGFEWQHPSLAQAAAWVADRGPDS